A genomic segment from Candidatus Poribacteria bacterium encodes:
- a CDS encoding ABC transporter permease: MKLYDAIAAGLLHISQNRLRAGLSILGIFIGIASVLCMMAIGDGAKRLIVKDIEKMGGANQVHFRTRHSIWRRSRFVRLTTERYTLSDVRAIEAECPDVHFVLPKNRGYQGIITSRQGGQTRPYVEGVTADYATGMHWNVQYGRFFTRADIDSAAQVCVLGAEAAMDLFGNINAIGQEVKMKIRWRHPFVRCRVIGIMAAKGRSLRSYTSLDDIVCVPLTTHQQRLSGIRYIEDLHVFFQKDADVSGVIDSVRDVLQKRHRGIKDFISYRIPKRTVRRLEHIQKMIKIALGSIAGFSIFVSGIGIMNICLVSVGERTREIGLRKSIGAKQIHIFLQFLTESITLCFCGGGLGIVDGWLAAHGMAGLAVRILPIVDEWPVVLSVSWMLTSVVFSVCDTFGTTPSE, encoded by the coding sequence ATGAAACTTTATGACGCGATTGCTGCCGGGCTCTTACATATTTCTCAAAATCGACTCCGTGCGGGACTTTCTATCCTTGGCATCTTTATCGGCATTGCAAGTGTTCTCTGCATGATGGCTATCGGAGACGGCGCGAAACGGCTCATCGTCAAAGACATCGAAAAAATGGGTGGTGCTAACCAAGTTCACTTCAGGACACGCCATTCTATTTGGAGACGCAGTCGATTCGTAAGACTTACAACCGAACGTTATACACTCTCTGACGTTCGCGCCATTGAAGCAGAATGTCCGGATGTCCACTTCGTCTTGCCGAAAAATAGGGGGTATCAAGGGATCATCACGAGTCGACAGGGCGGACAAACACGTCCTTATGTTGAAGGCGTGACAGCAGACTATGCCACAGGCATGCATTGGAATGTGCAATACGGACGTTTTTTTACACGAGCGGATATTGACAGCGCAGCCCAGGTGTGCGTCCTCGGTGCTGAAGCCGCGATGGATCTGTTTGGCAACATCAATGCCATTGGGCAGGAAGTGAAAATGAAAATCCGCTGGCGACACCCCTTCGTGCGGTGTCGTGTCATCGGTATTATGGCAGCGAAAGGCAGAAGTCTCCGCAGCTACACCTCCTTGGACGATATAGTCTGTGTCCCACTCACAACGCATCAGCAACGGCTCTCTGGCATCCGGTATATTGAGGACCTGCACGTCTTTTTTCAAAAGGACGCAGATGTCTCTGGCGTGATTGATTCTGTCCGAGATGTGCTACAGAAGAGACACCGGGGTATCAAAGACTTTATCTCCTATCGGATACCGAAACGCACCGTCAGACGCTTAGAACACATCCAAAAGATGATAAAAATCGCCTTAGGTAGCATCGCTGGTTTTTCGATCTTCGTCAGCGGGATTGGCATTATGAATATTTGTCTCGTCTCTGTCGGTGAAAGGACCCGCGAGATAGGTTTACGAAAATCAATTGGAGCGAAACAGATTCACATTTTTTTGCAATTTTTAACAGAATCCATCACCCTGTGTTTCTGTGGTGGGGGCCTCGGTATCGTGGACGGTTGGCTTGCGGCGCATGGGATGGCAGGGCTTGCGGTGCGTATTCTCCCTATTGTGGATGAATGGCCCGTCGTTCTATCGGTATCGTGGATGCTGACATCGGTTGTCTTTTCAGTTTGTGATACGTTCGGCACAACCCCGTCGGAGTGA
- a CDS encoding Ldh family oxidoreductase, which produces MPKFTAEELTEICLSVFQKLNISAAEAEVVTRSMVDANRVGHDSHGVIHLAKYVRELEDGLIQPGAPTETLHESASISVLDGNWGFGPVIATRAVEMAIQKAKQTDISSVAVSRCNETGRLGGYACLAADAEMIGLLMANDHGGGTCVAPHGGVEGRLSTNPMACAVPIEGKDPIVLDMSTSVVASGKIRVKQHRNEPVPHGWLIDAEGKSTTNPDDFYDVPPAALLPFGGSVSEHKGFGLSVIVDILSGALTGAGCSQGEDARVGNGLFVLVINVASFRGFPGFSAEIQRFVDYLKSAKRDAGVDAIRVPGERGWEEQRKRERDGIPIDTETWAQILAL; this is translated from the coding sequence ATGCCGAAATTTACAGCCGAAGAACTCACCGAAATTTGCCTAAGTGTCTTCCAAAAATTAAATATCTCCGCTGCTGAAGCAGAAGTGGTAACCCGTTCCATGGTGGATGCCAACCGCGTCGGACACGATTCACACGGTGTGATCCATCTTGCGAAGTATGTGCGTGAATTAGAAGACGGGTTAATCCAGCCCGGTGCCCCAACAGAGACCTTACACGAATCTGCTTCAATCTCGGTCTTAGATGGCAATTGGGGCTTCGGTCCCGTAATTGCAACCCGTGCCGTTGAGATGGCAATCCAGAAAGCAAAGCAGACGGATATAAGCTCGGTTGCGGTTTCGCGGTGTAATGAGACAGGAAGGTTAGGTGGATACGCCTGCCTCGCAGCAGATGCGGAAATGATTGGGTTGCTTATGGCGAACGACCATGGTGGTGGCACGTGTGTCGCACCGCACGGCGGCGTTGAAGGTAGGCTTTCTACGAATCCGATGGCGTGTGCAGTGCCGATTGAGGGAAAAGATCCGATTGTATTGGATATGTCTACGAGTGTTGTCGCGTCCGGGAAGATTCGGGTCAAACAGCATCGGAACGAACCCGTCCCGCACGGATGGCTCATTGACGCTGAAGGCAAGTCAACAACAAATCCAGACGATTTCTATGACGTGCCACCCGCCGCCTTATTGCCGTTCGGTGGATCAGTTTCTGAACACAAAGGGTTCGGGTTGAGTGTCATTGTTGACATCCTGTCGGGCGCGCTCACGGGTGCTGGGTGTAGTCAGGGTGAAGATGCCCGTGTCGGCAATGGGTTGTTTGTGCTGGTGATAAATGTTGCCAGTTTTAGAGGGTTTCCGGGGTTCAGCGCGGAGATACAACGCTTTGTTGACTATCTCAAATCGGCAAAACGCGATGCTGGCGTTGACGCAATTCGGGTGCCGGGTGAACGCGGTTGGGAAGAACAGCGCAAGCGGGAACGGGACGGTATTCCGATAGACACCGAGACCTGGGCACAAATTCTGGCACTGTGA
- a CDS encoding AAA-like domain-containing protein yields MRRFGTQGRLYPEDNYLVPRTAEVSDFIRRVKEGKYIVLFAPRQTGKTTFFQLALAELAATDLTYFPIHLNFEVYEGCTPAEFYGGIAEDIPEKVVAVFQERDESLPEPLVQPLGNAQFTNHLSLRRFFRQLAGFLKNQRVVLIIDEFDAIPRGAVTGFLRVLRDIYLSGKIRCPHSVGIVGVKNITQLDYDRSISPFNIQDEFHLPNFTREQVGDLLAQYTDEVGQTFAPEVITSLHKQTAGQPFLVNRCAQILTEELDIPKTETITMAHFAAAHTRLLEEINVNIAHLLTNIRRNPRFESILMEIASYESGVRFNRDDPVIDELTTYGVIVRGADGMCEILNPIYQQRILQTFKPLVNGLEQEYFPEGTSPDLADYLTPTGQIEMGLLLDNFRDFIARAGFRILQIPDTPKEFVGQYLLYAYLDQFVQLVHGNIYLEGQTGRGKMDIAIFHQGRKHIIETKIWEGARYYEAGKKQLAAYMELEDTAEGYYVVFDHRQNPEARTETETVNSVKIRSYVIPVVQKRLSQVL; encoded by the coding sequence ATGCGACGCTTTGGAACCCAAGGCCGCCTATATCCTGAAGATAACTACCTCGTCCCTCGGACAGCAGAGGTTTCCGATTTTATTAGGCGCGTCAAAGAAGGAAAGTATATCGTCCTTTTCGCGCCCCGGCAGACGGGTAAAACGACTTTCTTCCAATTAGCACTCGCAGAACTCGCCGCTACAGATTTAACCTACTTCCCTATACACCTCAATTTTGAGGTATATGAAGGCTGCACGCCTGCAGAGTTTTACGGAGGCATCGCGGAAGATATTCCTGAGAAAGTAGTGGCTGTCTTCCAAGAACGGGATGAGTCACTGCCTGAGCCACTCGTGCAGCCTTTGGGGAACGCGCAATTCACGAATCACCTCTCCTTGCGAAGGTTCTTTAGACAATTAGCAGGATTTCTAAAGAACCAAAGGGTTGTCCTCATTATTGACGAATTTGATGCGATTCCACGTGGTGCCGTGACGGGGTTTCTCCGCGTGCTCCGTGATATTTATCTATCGGGTAAAATACGGTGCCCCCATAGCGTCGGGATCGTTGGGGTCAAAAACATCACACAACTTGATTACGACCGTTCCATCTCGCCGTTCAATATCCAAGATGAATTCCACCTCCCCAACTTCACGCGCGAACAGGTAGGCGATCTGCTTGCGCAGTATACGGACGAAGTTGGACAAACCTTCGCTCCTGAAGTCATCACATCGCTCCATAAGCAGACTGCTGGGCAGCCCTTCCTCGTCAACCGATGTGCACAGATCCTTACGGAAGAACTGGACATCCCGAAAACTGAAACGATTACGATGGCACACTTTGCAGCAGCACATACACGCCTCCTTGAGGAAATAAATGTCAATATCGCCCACCTACTGACCAATATCCGCAGAAATCCGCGTTTTGAAAGCATCCTCATGGAAATCGCCTCTTACGAGAGCGGGGTGCGCTTTAACCGGGACGACCCGGTCATCGACGAACTCACGACTTATGGTGTCATTGTGAGAGGGGCTGACGGAATGTGTGAAATTCTCAATCCTATTTATCAGCAACGTATTTTGCAAACGTTCAAGCCGCTGGTGAATGGGTTAGAGCAGGAATATTTTCCTGAGGGCACCAGCCCCGACCTGGCTGATTACCTCACGCCTACAGGGCAGATTGAGATGGGTTTACTCCTTGATAACTTCCGGGATTTTATTGCCCGTGCAGGCTTCCGGATCCTGCAAATCCCTGATACCCCGAAAGAGTTTGTTGGGCAATATCTCCTCTATGCGTATCTGGATCAGTTCGTCCAATTGGTGCACGGAAATATCTACCTTGAAGGGCAAACCGGGCGCGGCAAAATGGATATAGCGATTTTCCATCAGGGGCGAAAACATATTATCGAGACAAAGATATGGGAAGGGGCCCGATACTACGAAGCTGGTAAAAAGCAACTTGCAGCGTATATGGAATTGGAAGACACTGCAGAGGGGTACTATGTTGTCTTCGATCATCGTCAAAATCCAGAAGCGCGAACAGAGACAGAAACCGTTAACAGTGTGAAGATTCGGAGTTATGTGATTCCGGTGGTGCAAAAACGCCTATCGCAGGTC
- a CDS encoding IS4 family transposase codes for MIRSAQPRRSEDTYETLKDLVSRAPLAGELTLDVPARPQRFPARQAHLQVCFAQTTLCLPHRCQQRPETKNLPPVSGFLVSVTEPNPPDDITPLNWLLLTNVEVSNFSEALQRIEWYTQRWHIEVYFKVLKSGTKVEHARFQTKDRLLRYIALLSVIAWRLYWMTLLNRHLPEADCTQVVPENEWKALYALTHKTRTFPKKTPTVTQVVLWIAKLGGFLGRPSDAPPA; via the coding sequence GTGATACGTTCGGCACAACCCCGTCGGAGTGAAGATACCTACGAGACTCTGAAGGATTTGGTGAGTCGTGCGCCCCTTGCCGGTGAGTTGACGCTTGATGTCCCCGCGCGCCCGCAACGGTTTCCTGCGCGTCAGGCACATCTACAAGTGTGTTTCGCCCAGACGACGCTCTGTCTGCCGCATCGGTGTCAGCAACGCCCCGAGACGAAAAACTTACCGCCTGTATCGGGCTTTCTCGTGTCGGTCACAGAACCCAACCCTCCCGATGACATAACACCTCTGAACTGGCTACTGCTGACGAACGTAGAAGTTTCCAACTTCTCCGAGGCACTCCAGCGCATTGAGTGGTATACCCAGCGCTGGCACATTGAGGTCTATTTCAAAGTCCTGAAATCCGGGACCAAGGTGGAGCACGCTCGATTCCAAACTAAAGACCGCCTCCTGCGGTATATCGCTTTACTGAGTGTCATTGCGTGGCGACTCTACTGGATGACGCTCCTCAACCGGCACCTCCCCGAGGCAGATTGCACGCAAGTCGTGCCGGAAAATGAGTGGAAAGCACTTTACGCCCTAACCCACAAGACCCGCACTTTCCCCAAGAAAACACCCACCGTTACCCAAGTCGTCCTTTGGATCGCCAAACTCGGCGGGTTCTTGGGACGTCCGTCTGATGCCCCCCCGGCGTGA
- a CDS encoding redoxin domain-containing protein, with protein MFPRNARIKIKGWQHLIIVLTGLLLMASCVNSTLTATISDSVSANRAYSEIKTDLNELSKGGEPADYDALIEKLRAFIKTYPKHRQVDEAYYFLGTILVERQRTEDGIEVLEELIRDYPYATYVEPSLLTLGLAYDKISEHYKADALYEKLANHPKYRSGRYAATVQQLLEQDKTQRTGEISSASVAIPRPSRNPFVSKPAPDFRVMDIRGEELSLEQYRGQVVLLDFWATWCGPCIAEMPNVKLAYAKHRDRKFHIIGISLDSSIAPLEAYIQREGIEWRQYLDSTGQISGLYNVQAIPSTFLIDGAGIVRRVNLRGLALESAVAELVRENLAN; from the coding sequence ATGTTTCCGAGAAACGCGCGTATCAAAATAAAGGGTTGGCAGCACCTTATTATCGTGCTCACGGGATTGCTATTGATGGCTTCCTGTGTGAATTCAACGCTTACCGCAACGATTTCGGATTCGGTTTCAGCCAATCGCGCGTATAGCGAAATTAAAACCGATCTCAATGAACTTTCAAAGGGTGGTGAACCGGCTGATTATGATGCGTTGATTGAGAAATTAAGGGCTTTCATCAAGACCTACCCGAAACACAGACAGGTAGATGAAGCCTACTATTTTTTGGGTACCATCTTAGTTGAACGACAGCGCACTGAAGATGGCATTGAGGTCCTTGAAGAACTCATCAGGGACTATCCTTATGCCACCTACGTCGAACCAAGTCTGCTCACACTCGGATTAGCCTACGACAAAATCAGTGAGCATTATAAAGCAGATGCTCTTTACGAAAAACTGGCAAATCACCCAAAATACCGTAGCGGCAGATACGCTGCAACAGTGCAGCAACTTCTTGAACAGGATAAAACGCAGCGAACAGGTGAAATATCAAGCGCATCTGTAGCGATCCCACGCCCGAGTCGGAACCCATTTGTAAGTAAACCCGCACCAGATTTCCGTGTGATGGACATAAGGGGTGAGGAACTTTCACTCGAACAGTATCGCGGACAGGTCGTGCTGCTCGATTTCTGGGCAACGTGGTGCGGTCCCTGTATCGCGGAGATGCCGAACGTTAAGCTGGCTTATGCGAAACACAGAGATCGAAAGTTCCACATCATCGGGATTAGTTTGGATAGCTCAATAGCACCGCTTGAGGCATACATTCAGCGAGAGGGAATCGAGTGGCGGCAGTATTTGGACAGCACCGGTCAGATAAGCGGTTTATACAATGTGCAAGCGATCCCATCTACGTTTCTGATTGACGGGGCGGGTATCGTCCGTAGGGTGAATCTCCGCGGTCTCGCACTTGAGAGTGCGGTTGCGGAGCTCGTGCGGGAGAATTTGGCGAATTAA
- a CDS encoding RNA polymerase sigma factor, producing the protein MRDCFQLENAISSDQRRDAELVLQILTGDETAFDALYKRHSTRLYEFIISKIDDRRDAEELVNDMFLKAKEHLHTLQEPEKVLNWMFRIASQLVAGWHRKNKKPGATQDYTDVYDAEGEVAATAVIRQTAKEI; encoded by the coding sequence TTGCGAGACTGCTTTCAACTGGAGAACGCTATATCAAGTGACCAAAGACGAGACGCAGAACTTGTCCTTCAGATCCTAACTGGCGACGAAACTGCTTTTGATGCACTTTATAAACGACACAGCACTCGACTCTACGAGTTCATCATCAGCAAAATCGACGACCGGCGTGATGCTGAGGAATTGGTTAACGACATGTTCCTCAAAGCAAAAGAACATTTACACACGCTTCAAGAGCCTGAAAAGGTTCTGAACTGGATGTTCCGTATCGCCAGCCAACTGGTCGCGGGATGGCACCGAAAGAACAAAAAGCCCGGTGCAACGCAAGACTACACAGACGTTTATGACGCTGAAGGCGAAGTCGCAGCGACTGCTGTTATTCGTCAGACTGCTAAGGAGATTTAA
- a CDS encoding redoxin domain-containing protein, whose translation MFSRNEITSQQSRNRYLCAHLICVLSSLVFIGFCANLVSAAPRKAAYIYQEIKAISKSLKQRSEQADLEKLVEKSADFVAAHPEYRRVDEVYYLLGNALVQLERVEEGIKSFEIVIKEYPKARYVERCLLDLGLAHDKLGNHDAADSAYQKLIDHPKYGSRSQAKFAKKILEQDITERKGELPKPPGASMNPRQWIGKPALDFQVTDLNGEELSLEKYRGQVVLLDFWATWCSPCIAEIPNVKKTYEKYKDQKFQIIGISLDRSAEPLEAYIKTEELGWLQYWDKSGKIGNLYKVRAIPSTFLIDGEGVIRKTNLRGHALEHAVADLVKENLAKLAAKKE comes from the coding sequence ATGTTCTCCCGAAATGAAATAACTTCACAACAAAGCAGAAATAGATACCTCTGTGCGCATCTTATATGCGTGCTCAGCAGTCTCGTGTTCATAGGTTTTTGTGCGAATCTCGTCAGCGCTGCCCCGAGGAAAGCCGCTTACATATATCAGGAAATTAAGGCAATTTCCAAGAGTCTCAAGCAGCGGAGCGAACAGGCAGACTTAGAGAAATTAGTTGAGAAATCTGCCGATTTTGTCGCGGCACACCCGGAATACAGACGCGTGGATGAAGTCTATTACCTTCTCGGCAACGCCTTAGTTCAGTTGGAACGTGTTGAAGAGGGCATAAAATCGTTTGAAATCGTCATCAAGGAGTATCCTAAGGCTCGTTATGTTGAACGGTGTCTGTTAGATTTGGGCCTGGCACATGACAAACTCGGCAATCACGACGCAGCAGACAGTGCGTACCAAAAATTGATAGACCATCCGAAGTACGGTTCACGATCACAGGCGAAATTTGCGAAGAAGATTCTCGAACAGGACATAACTGAACGCAAGGGTGAATTACCGAAACCACCCGGGGCGAGCATGAATCCAAGGCAGTGGATCGGGAAGCCAGCACTGGATTTTCAGGTGACGGATCTGAACGGCGAAGAACTCTCATTGGAGAAATATCGCGGACAGGTCGTGTTGCTCGATTTCTGGGCAACATGGTGCAGTCCTTGCATCGCAGAGATACCGAACGTCAAAAAGACTTACGAAAAGTATAAAGATCAGAAGTTCCAGATTATCGGTATCAGTCTGGATAGGTCAGCAGAACCCCTTGAGGCTTATATTAAAACAGAGGAACTGGGCTGGCTCCAATATTGGGACAAGAGCGGCAAGATTGGTAATCTGTACAAGGTACGCGCAATTCCGTCAACCTTCCTGATTGACGGTGAAGGTGTTATCCGCAAAACGAACCTCCGCGGACACGCCCTTGAACATGCCGTCGCGGACCTGGTGAAGGAAAATCTCGCGAAACTGGCAGCAAAAAAAGAGTAG
- the ugpC gene encoding sn-glycerol-3-phosphate ABC transporter ATP-binding protein UgpC, translating to MAHLTLKDVTKIYDGDVLAVEQADFQIPDESFTVLVGPSGCGKSTLLRMIAGLEEITEGDIYIDDERINDIPPKDRDIAMVFQNYALYPHMTVYKNMAFGLKLRKYPKSEIDERVKEAAEILSISHLLNRKPKHLSGGERQRVAVGRAIVRHPKVFLFDEPLSNLDAKLRVQMRMEISRLHDRLNATIVYVTHDQVEAMTMGDQIVVINEGKIQQIADPGTLYHQPANQFVGGFIGTPPMNFIETDIVTNGSDPMLRFETFKVELNDHLQSALSKLSGDSVTLGIRPEDIHVGENGNNSVDTQVELVEPLGNHALLYLRTEKSSFVAQSDLIDMPQHNAQLTVRFDMEKAHLFHPETGESLTVF from the coding sequence ATGGCACACCTTACTTTAAAAGATGTCACCAAAATTTACGACGGCGATGTTCTCGCAGTTGAACAGGCAGATTTTCAAATCCCCGATGAGTCGTTTACTGTGCTCGTTGGTCCGTCGGGATGTGGGAAATCAACACTCTTGCGGATGATCGCTGGATTAGAAGAGATAACGGAAGGCGATATTTATATTGATGATGAGCGTATCAACGACATCCCACCCAAAGATCGGGACATCGCCATGGTCTTCCAAAACTACGCCCTCTATCCACACATGACGGTGTATAAGAACATGGCGTTCGGGTTGAAACTTCGGAAATATCCGAAATCAGAGATCGACGAGCGTGTCAAAGAGGCAGCGGAGATCCTGAGCATCTCGCATCTCTTGAACCGTAAACCGAAGCATCTCTCCGGCGGTGAACGCCAACGCGTTGCAGTCGGTAGGGCGATCGTTCGGCACCCCAAAGTATTCCTATTCGATGAACCGTTGAGCAACCTCGATGCGAAACTACGCGTGCAAATGCGGATGGAAATCAGTCGTCTGCACGACCGACTGAACGCCACCATCGTCTATGTTACGCACGATCAAGTTGAAGCGATGACGATGGGTGACCAGATCGTGGTCATCAATGAGGGAAAAATCCAGCAGATTGCCGATCCCGGAACGCTCTATCATCAACCGGCGAACCAATTCGTCGGTGGATTCATCGGGACACCGCCGATGAACTTTATAGAGACGGACATCGTGACCAACGGCAGCGACCCGATGCTCAGATTTGAAACCTTCAAAGTGGAACTGAATGACCATCTCCAGTCTGCACTCAGCAAACTTTCAGGGGATTCGGTGACGCTCGGCATCCGTCCAGAGGATATTCACGTCGGCGAAAACGGGAACAACAGCGTTGATACGCAGGTGGAACTGGTTGAGCCGCTCGGAAACCATGCCCTCCTGTATCTGCGGACAGAGAAGAGCAGTTTCGTTGCGCAATCCGACCTCATCGATATGCCGCAACACAACGCGCAGTTGACCGTTCGTTTTGATATGGAGAAAGCGCACCTGTTTCACCCAGAAACAGGTGAATCCTTGACAGTCTTTTAA
- a CDS encoding WD40 repeat domain-containing protein, with protein MENQTRRRIRSTTDRNEDVTTWGLQTGAIARLGRGIVSDVAFSPDRELLAVGSRIGVWLYEISTMSPVALLDTERGVVLAITFSPKGDLLATGNWDGDIKVWQVQSKCCVSKMQRGDLFDAASQLAFSPDGARLASTGGRYDAVYVWCPETGKKLAKIKKAEFFRHRPYIIPLVYSPDATLIAAATAENTVSIWDSQTSEQIACFTGHTQMVVALAFSACGRFIASGDHKGTLQQWDAKTAQPVGCPVEYAKYAVIPSYTPAGRLLAAAIEEDTVSVWDVARNEKLGIFEHHGAIGGRCFLDGRHLAVAGSRNFSVWHQSSELVSTVSRHTPFTHSLAFSPDGQRLVAIEAGWQCALWDIKKRERHAVNFGKQKRSYAVCSTSTDNMRVLLADEQTLSVCNLDSHEIIATVDAPHAGISRGFFSVTGNLWACPIQSGNIYVWDSSGKESVLRGQTDYIESCAFSPDEKRLASVSRDQTARVWDVTSGKAIIALRLSPPLSTDSLPSTPELNANIYKGDADTIEAVLQGETPRYRHTAVQAITFSPCGNFLAAGMEGGIRLWDANTYETHMIILLPREYRRQFALAFSPCGRYMASGTWWCQTEKVPIYLWDVATGENIATFWGHPTDVQDLAFSPDGALLASGSFDGTILLWDMTPYLDHETL; from the coding sequence GTGGAAAATCAAACCCGACGGAGAATCAGAAGCACTACTGACAGAAACGAAGATGTCACCACGTGGGGACTCCAAACGGGGGCAATTGCACGTCTGGGGCGAGGAATAGTATCAGACGTAGCATTTTCCCCTGACAGAGAATTACTTGCTGTAGGTAGTCGTATCGGTGTCTGGTTGTACGAGATTTCTACCATGTCTCCTGTTGCCTTATTGGATACCGAGCGCGGCGTTGTTTTGGCGATCACATTTTCTCCGAAAGGTGACTTGCTTGCCACCGGCAATTGGGATGGTGATATAAAAGTATGGCAAGTGCAAAGCAAATGTTGCGTTTCAAAGATGCAGCGAGGAGACCTGTTTGATGCAGCCTCTCAGCTTGCTTTTTCACCTGATGGTGCCCGTCTCGCCTCCACTGGGGGACGTTATGATGCGGTTTATGTCTGGTGCCCGGAAACAGGGAAAAAGCTTGCGAAAATAAAAAAAGCAGAGTTTTTTCGTCATCGCCCTTATATCATTCCACTCGTCTATTCCCCCGATGCCACTTTAATTGCCGCTGCAACAGCTGAAAATACCGTTTCGATATGGGATAGTCAGACAAGTGAACAGATCGCTTGTTTCACAGGACATACTCAAATGGTGGTTGCCCTGGCGTTCTCAGCGTGTGGTAGGTTCATTGCCTCTGGAGATCACAAGGGAACATTACAACAGTGGGATGCCAAAACTGCGCAGCCTGTTGGATGTCCTGTTGAATATGCAAAGTATGCTGTGATACCGAGTTATACACCGGCAGGTAGACTGCTGGCTGCGGCTATTGAGGAAGATACTGTTTCCGTCTGGGATGTCGCACGTAATGAAAAACTGGGTATATTTGAACATCATGGTGCCATCGGGGGTAGGTGCTTTTTAGATGGTAGACATTTGGCGGTCGCTGGTTCGCGAAACTTCAGTGTATGGCATCAGTCGTCCGAATTGGTCTCAACCGTCTCCAGACACACACCTTTTACTCATTCACTGGCTTTTTCACCGGATGGTCAGAGACTTGTTGCGATTGAAGCGGGATGGCAATGTGCCCTTTGGGATATAAAAAAAAGGGAGCGGCATGCGGTAAACTTCGGTAAACAGAAGCGATCCTACGCTGTATGTTCCACTTCAACTGATAATATGCGGGTTCTGCTTGCCGATGAGCAAACACTCAGCGTCTGCAACCTCGACTCCCATGAAATCATCGCCACCGTGGATGCGCCTCACGCAGGCATAAGCAGAGGTTTTTTCTCGGTTACAGGTAACCTCTGGGCTTGCCCGATACAGAGCGGAAATATCTATGTATGGGATAGCAGCGGAAAAGAGAGCGTTCTTAGAGGACAGACGGATTATATTGAATCGTGTGCATTCTCACCTGATGAAAAAAGATTGGCAAGCGTCTCAAGGGATCAAACCGCCCGGGTGTGGGACGTTACGTCAGGCAAAGCAATCATCGCGCTTCGGTTAAGTCCACCATTGTCTACCGATTCACTGCCGTCAACACCGGAATTAAATGCGAATATCTATAAAGGGGACGCGGATACAATTGAAGCGGTACTGCAAGGAGAAACGCCCCGTTATCGTCATACGGCAGTTCAGGCGATCACATTCTCCCCATGTGGTAATTTCCTTGCTGCAGGTATGGAGGGGGGAATTCGGTTGTGGGATGCGAACACCTATGAAACTCACATGATCATCCTCTTACCACGAGAATATAGGCGGCAGTTTGCTTTGGCATTTTCGCCTTGTGGACGGTATATGGCTTCGGGCACATGGTGGTGTCAGACAGAAAAGGTCCCTATTTATTTATGGGATGTTGCCACGGGTGAAAATATCGCAACCTTTTGGGGACACCCAACTGACGTTCAAGACCTTGCCTTTTCGCCCGACGGCGCGCTTTTAGCGAGTGGAAGCTTTGATGGTACGATCCTTTTATGGGATATGACCCCTTATTTGGACCATGAAACTTTATGA